The following are from one region of the Geothermobacter hydrogeniphilus genome:
- a CDS encoding DHA2 family efflux MFS transporter permease subunit gives MNAPPEIYKEISTGYRVVLTLIVMVGSFMAILDTTVVDVVVPKMMGPLATDLYGVQWVITAYMTAAAVGLLLTHSLGAVLGLKRLFLIGLVVFTGASFFCGLAGTLGEMIGARVLQGLGEALIMASAQTILFLIYPPEKRGLAMGIYAMGVSFAPSLGPTVGGWITEHLNWRWVFFINLPTGALNLLAGAMLLPKLPGHTRRLEFNFLSYLLLGGFTVSLLVLLSKGQQLGWGQSTLIGVLGYASAILLLLYLANELRAKKPLIDVAIFRDKVYSLSMGFYFLVLGLSIYQIFYLLPLYYENLKGLSTFDTGLHMLAFAIFIAIFSPLAGILSDRYGPQKVLACSTALYLVTSYWLLPSLNYYTPSTRAALLTIPLGISLGAFFAPLSALALRNLGARTAQGVSLMHYLRFVGGSLGTAIATNTLERSTAVHYDGIPPMQNLPHLLSQFSSWGHQLSANLPVDPQVAAQLILGKVQQLQATSYAFQDTFRHGFIFAIAGSSFLLLIFWVLAREKRAEVGSLSARQ, from the coding sequence ATGAACGCCCCACCTGAAATTTACAAGGAGATATCCACCGGCTACCGGGTGGTGCTGACCCTGATCGTCATGGTCGGCTCCTTCATGGCAATCCTCGACACCACTGTGGTCGACGTGGTGGTGCCGAAAATGATGGGGCCGCTGGCAACCGACCTCTATGGCGTACAATGGGTGATCACCGCCTACATGACGGCGGCGGCGGTCGGCCTGCTGCTGACTCACAGCCTCGGTGCGGTACTGGGTCTCAAGCGCCTGTTCCTGATCGGACTGGTGGTCTTCACCGGCGCCAGTTTCTTCTGCGGTCTGGCGGGCACTCTGGGCGAGATGATCGGCGCCCGGGTGCTGCAGGGCCTCGGCGAGGCGTTGATCATGGCCTCGGCCCAGACCATCCTGTTCCTGATCTACCCTCCTGAAAAACGCGGACTGGCGATGGGTATCTACGCCATGGGCGTCAGCTTCGCCCCGTCCCTCGGGCCGACCGTCGGCGGCTGGATCACCGAACATCTGAACTGGCGCTGGGTCTTCTTCATCAATCTGCCGACCGGGGCCCTGAACCTGCTGGCCGGAGCGATGCTGCTGCCCAAGCTGCCCGGCCACACCAGACGACTCGAATTCAATTTCCTCAGTTACCTGCTTCTCGGCGGCTTCACTGTCAGCCTGCTGGTGCTGCTCTCCAAGGGACAGCAGCTCGGCTGGGGGCAGTCGACCCTGATCGGGGTTCTCGGCTACGCCAGCGCCATCCTGCTGCTGCTCTACCTGGCCAACGAACTGCGGGCGAAAAAGCCGCTGATCGACGTCGCCATCTTCCGCGACAAGGTCTATTCCCTGTCGATGGGCTTCTATTTCCTGGTCCTCGGCCTGTCGATCTACCAGATCTTCTACCTGCTGCCGCTTTACTACGAGAACCTGAAAGGGCTGAGCACCTTTGACACCGGGCTGCACATGCTCGCCTTCGCTATTTTCATCGCCATTTTCTCACCGCTGGCCGGCATCCTCAGCGACCGTTACGGACCGCAGAAAGTGCTGGCATGCAGCACCGCGCTCTACCTGGTTACCAGCTACTGGCTGCTTCCTTCTCTCAACTACTACACCCCATCCACCCGGGCGGCGCTGCTGACCATCCCGCTCGGCATCAGTCTCGGCGCCTTCTTCGCGCCGCTGTCAGCCCTGGCGCTTCGCAACCTCGGAGCGCGTACGGCCCAGGGAGTCAGCCTGATGCACTACCTGCGTTTCGTCGGCGGCTCCCTCGGCACCGCCATTGCCACCAACACCCTGGAGAGAAGCACTGCCGTTCATTACGACGGCATCCCCCCTATGCAGAACCTGCCGCACCTGCTGAGCCAGTTCTCCAGTTGGGGGCACCAGCTCAGCGCCAACCTCCCGGTCGATCCGCAGGTTGCCGCGCAACTGATATTGGGCAAGGTTCAGCAGCTGCAGGCAACCAGCTACGCCTTCCAGGACACCTTCCGCCACGGTTTCATCTTCGCCATTGCCGGGTCGAGTTTTCTGCTGTTGATTTTCTGGGTGCTGGCGCGCGAGAAACGCGCCGAGGTCGGGAGTCTGTCAGCCCGTCAATGA
- a CDS encoding HlyD family secretion protein — protein MTEKKSPLNRRRLSQIVLLAMVIILLVGLARFIHHRLNFAVTNAVFVASDSLTEVGFDRVGGTLLELKKKEGETVHKGELLARVDPAPYRLEVERLQAELNTADRQRAALLLKRQRLSKALNLQVRMAAENIKRLQHQQQAQQARSDSLKMLIEQLQRDRQRYRNLLKQQVIARHRLESLETELDSKQAELRALESGKQALDPAITTARLKRQLARAQLKQLAELDQQLKGAEQNVKRLQAGLDKARRDLRNTSLFSPIEGRVAKRLVTPSSQVSPGQPVYALVNPADLYLNALLEENKLEGVHPGAAVSISMDAYPDLHWQGEVEQILPASAATFALAPRDISAGEFTKVAQRIPVRIRITGGPRELLRVGLGGEIEIRRSKS, from the coding sequence ATGACCGAAAAAAAATCCCCGTTGAATCGGCGCCGCCTCTCGCAAATCGTGCTGCTGGCGATGGTGATCATCCTGCTCGTCGGGCTGGCCCGCTTCATCCATCATCGCCTTAATTTTGCCGTCACCAATGCCGTTTTCGTCGCCAGCGACAGCCTCACCGAGGTCGGCTTCGACCGCGTCGGCGGCACCCTGCTGGAACTGAAGAAAAAAGAGGGGGAAACGGTTCACAAGGGAGAACTGCTGGCCCGGGTCGACCCCGCCCCCTACAGGCTGGAAGTGGAGCGGCTGCAGGCCGAGTTGAACACCGCCGACCGGCAACGCGCCGCCCTGCTGCTCAAACGTCAGCGGCTCAGCAAAGCACTGAACCTGCAGGTGCGGATGGCGGCTGAAAACATCAAGCGGCTGCAGCATCAGCAACAGGCGCAACAGGCCCGCAGTGACAGCCTGAAAATGCTCATTGAGCAGTTGCAGCGCGATCGACAACGTTATCGCAATCTGCTCAAGCAGCAGGTCATCGCCCGCCATCGGCTCGAATCCCTGGAAACGGAACTCGACAGCAAGCAGGCCGAACTGCGCGCCCTTGAAAGCGGTAAACAGGCTCTCGACCCGGCCATAACCACCGCCCGGCTTAAACGTCAACTGGCCCGGGCGCAATTGAAGCAACTGGCCGAACTCGATCAGCAGCTGAAAGGCGCGGAGCAGAATGTCAAGCGGCTGCAGGCCGGGCTGGACAAGGCCCGGCGGGATCTGCGCAACACCAGCCTGTTCAGTCCCATCGAAGGACGGGTCGCCAAACGGCTGGTCACCCCCAGCAGCCAGGTCTCCCCCGGCCAACCGGTCTACGCCCTGGTCAATCCCGCCGATCTCTACCTCAATGCGCTGCTGGAGGAGAACAAGCTGGAAGGAGTTCACCCCGGCGCCGCAGTCAGCATCAGTATGGACGCCTACCCTGACCTGCACTGGCAGGGCGAGGTCGAACAGATCCTGCCGGCGTCGGCGGCGACCTTCGCCCTTGCCCCGCGGGATATTTCCGCCGGGGAATTCACCAAGGTCGCGCAGCGCATTCCGGTCCGCATCCGCATCACCGGGGGACCGCGGGAACTGCTGCGGGTGGGCCTGGGTGGCGAGATCGAAATCAGGCGCAGCAAGAGTTGA
- a CDS encoding TetR/AcrR family transcriptional regulator, with protein MSRRANLSRDAILDRAIPLFAESGYNGVSMRDIARSCGQSSASLYHHFPDKQALYLAAMKQAFADRTAQLLTLLREDGPADRRLRNLVETLCRQLTEDRTFQRLLQRELLDGDRQRLQLTAESVFSEVTRELQRLCRELAPQFDPFLLAGSIIGLVMQHFQNAGLRRFLPGYQPQHDNPVVIAEHIVALLPGGNQ; from the coding sequence ATGAGCAGACGCGCCAACCTGAGCCGCGATGCCATTCTCGACCGCGCCATCCCCCTGTTTGCCGAATCCGGCTACAACGGGGTCAGCATGCGGGATATCGCCCGCAGTTGCGGGCAGAGCAGCGCCAGCCTCTACCATCATTTTCCGGACAAACAGGCCCTCTACCTGGCGGCGATGAAACAGGCCTTTGCTGACCGTACGGCCCAGCTGCTGACCCTGCTGAGGGAAGACGGTCCCGCCGACCGGCGGCTGCGGAACCTGGTCGAGACGTTGTGCCGGCAACTGACGGAGGATCGCACCTTTCAGCGACTGCTGCAGCGCGAGCTGCTCGACGGTGACCGGCAGCGACTGCAGTTGACCGCCGAATCGGTCTTCAGCGAAGTGACCCGCGAGCTGCAACGACTCTGTCGTGAGCTTGCACCGCAGTTCGATCCCTTTCTTTTGGCCGGCTCGATTATCGGCCTGGTGATGCAACATTTTCAAAATGCCGGACTCAGGCGTTTTCTCCCCGGATATCAACCGCAGCACGACAATCCGGTCGTCATTGCCGAACATATCGTTGCCCTGCTGCCTGGAGGAAATCAATGA
- a CDS encoding TolC family protein produces the protein MRPSILVLLFLCFVTATAQARPLDLTTARQLALQNQSAIKQRQETLRSRQYQARAASADRLPRLDFKATGNYLRDQPIERFDGLEFPVNDRSIYHYELDLIQPLFTGYALSARQNLARLEVDLADFDLRQARSDLLLETSLRYLDLLEAGDRLRLADEEHDQLQEHLQDARALFEQGLIPRNDLLKAEVALAQAELRRKKMAGEQRLANSRLALLIGLPRRESLQLSAPDLPPPPSLELAELEAGALRKRPEINAARRAIAMAGERLRLEQSRFYPRVSLVGSYQRDGTDIATNDNPYRNRDNASIGLQLDWNLFAAGADRARAIAARHQISAGEQALRTLQDQVRLEVEAALEQLDVARQNQTTAEAALRQARENHRLSTLQFRENLISTSDLLDARTLLTRAETDLQSAHYDYLRALALLRHARGDDAVSGGTS, from the coding sequence ATGCGCCCATCAATTCTTGTCCTCCTGTTTCTCTGTTTTGTGACGGCAACGGCCCAGGCCCGTCCCCTTGACCTGACGACCGCCCGACAGCTGGCCCTGCAGAACCAGAGTGCCATCAAGCAGCGACAGGAAACCCTGCGCAGCCGGCAGTACCAGGCCCGCGCCGCAAGCGCCGACCGTCTGCCCCGGCTCGACTTCAAGGCCACCGGCAACTATTTGCGCGATCAGCCCATTGAACGGTTCGACGGTCTGGAGTTTCCAGTCAACGACCGCAGCATCTATCACTACGAGCTTGACCTGATCCAGCCGCTGTTCACCGGTTACGCCCTCAGCGCCCGACAGAACCTGGCCCGGCTTGAGGTCGACCTGGCTGATTTCGACCTGCGGCAGGCCCGCAGTGACCTGCTGCTGGAAACCAGCCTGCGCTATCTCGATCTGCTGGAGGCCGGTGACCGGCTGCGGCTGGCCGACGAGGAACATGACCAACTGCAGGAACATCTGCAGGATGCCCGCGCGCTGTTCGAGCAGGGGCTGATTCCGCGCAATGACCTGCTCAAGGCCGAAGTCGCCCTCGCCCAGGCGGAGTTGCGGCGTAAAAAGATGGCCGGAGAGCAGCGGTTGGCCAACAGTCGGCTGGCACTGCTGATCGGCCTCCCCCGCCGGGAATCTCTCCAGTTGAGCGCGCCGGATCTCCCGCCGCCTCCCTCCCTGGAGCTTGCAGAGCTTGAAGCCGGAGCGCTGCGGAAACGGCCGGAAATCAATGCGGCGCGACGCGCGATCGCCATGGCCGGGGAACGCCTCAGGCTGGAACAGAGTCGTTTCTATCCCCGCGTCAGCCTGGTCGGCAGCTATCAGCGCGACGGCACCGACATCGCGACCAACGACAACCCCTACCGCAACCGGGACAATGCCAGTATCGGCCTGCAACTGGACTGGAACCTGTTCGCTGCGGGCGCCGACCGCGCCCGCGCCATTGCCGCCCGTCACCAGATCAGCGCCGGCGAGCAGGCGCTCAGGACTCTGCAGGACCAGGTCCGGCTGGAAGTCGAAGCGGCTCTCGAGCAACTCGATGTCGCGCGACAGAACCAGACCACGGCCGAGGCGGCTCTCAGACAGGCGCGGGAGAATCACCGTCTCTCGACCCTGCAATTCCGTGAAAACCTGATCTCCACCAGCGACCTGCTCGACGCCCGCACTCTTCTGACCCGGGCCGAAACCGACCTGCAGTCGGCCCATTACGACTATCTGCGCGCCCTCGCCCTGTTGCGACATGCGCGGGGAGATGACGCCGTTTCGGGAGGAACATCATGA
- a CDS encoding translation initiation factor Sui1 produces MNNHRLVYSDDIGSRCPKCGKTLQKCICRASGEPVGDGRVRVARQTKGRKGKGVSLIAGLPLAEKELKALAKELKQRCGCGGTVREGIIELQTDQRDLLVEELKKRGYQAGKAGG; encoded by the coding sequence ATGAACAATCACCGTCTGGTTTATTCTGATGACATCGGCAGCCGCTGTCCGAAATGCGGCAAAACGTTGCAGAAATGCATTTGCCGCGCGAGCGGAGAGCCGGTCGGCGACGGCCGGGTGCGGGTGGCGCGGCAGACCAAAGGGCGCAAGGGGAAGGGCGTCAGTCTGATTGCCGGACTGCCGCTGGCGGAAAAAGAGTTGAAGGCGCTGGCTAAAGAGTTGAAGCAGCGTTGCGGCTGCGGCGGCACAGTCAGGGAGGGGATCATCGAACTCCAGACCGACCAGCGCGATCTGCTGGTGGAGGAACTGAAGAAACGTGGCTACCAGGCCGGAAAGGCGGGAGGCTGA
- a CDS encoding molybdopterin-containing oxidoreductase family protein: MAGTIHRSVCPYDCPDACGLLVEVEDGRVVSVKGDPEHPFTRGILCAKMQHYERTVHSPRRLSQPLERCGPKGKGSFKPISWAAAIERIATEWQRIIADSGPEAILPYSYAGTMGVLQRNALIPFFNRMGASRLERGICTPAKDEGWRAVMGETPAPAPERVLDSDLVMLWSSNAAATNLHFLQLVKQAKKRGARVWMIDLYRNAGSGVADEVFCVRPGSDGALALGLMHLLVRNGRCDDAFLAEKVQGFIELKEQVLPDYPPERVSALTGLTVEQLEQMAHAFAVAKAPFISLGGGLAHYSNSAMTVRSIVALPTLTGAWERGGGCFVGTSTGAALPMAKITRPDLLCGSPRSINMSQLGDALMRLDDPPVRSLYISHSNPAVVAPDQNRVLQGLAREDLFTVVHERFMTDSARYADILLPATSSLEYGDLFRSYGSYCVQRTCSVIPPVGKSKSNREVIRLLAAAMDYREDIFFRDDEEMIAELLAEPNDWWAGVDRQAFQEGRPVVLTPPRAGRFHTPSGKIEILNPRLRDPLPCYLEPYRDELPLQLVTAPALKTLNSTFFERDELREPQMSIRVHPAEAERRGLEDGGSVHVFNALGEVEFVLRIDEKVPSGLAVAEGVWWREFAPGGRTVNALTSQRLTDLGGGSTFYDNRVDIRRC, translated from the coding sequence ATGGCCGGAACCATCCATCGCTCCGTCTGTCCCTACGACTGTCCCGACGCCTGCGGCCTGCTGGTCGAGGTCGAAGACGGCCGCGTTGTCAGCGTCAAGGGCGATCCCGAACATCCCTTTACCCGCGGCATCCTCTGCGCCAAGATGCAGCATTACGAGCGCACTGTTCATTCACCACGACGTCTGTCGCAACCGTTGGAGCGTTGTGGCCCCAAGGGGAAGGGCAGCTTTAAGCCCATCAGCTGGGCGGCGGCGATTGAACGGATCGCAACAGAATGGCAGCGCATCATTGCCGATTCAGGTCCCGAAGCGATTCTTCCCTATTCCTATGCCGGCACCATGGGGGTTCTGCAGCGCAACGCCCTGATCCCTTTCTTCAACCGCATGGGGGCCTCAAGGCTGGAGCGAGGCATCTGCACCCCGGCCAAGGATGAAGGCTGGCGGGCGGTGATGGGGGAGACTCCCGCTCCGGCACCGGAACGGGTTCTGGACAGTGATCTGGTGATGCTCTGGAGCAGCAACGCCGCGGCCACCAACCTGCATTTCCTGCAGCTGGTGAAACAGGCGAAAAAACGGGGCGCCAGGGTCTGGATGATCGACCTCTACCGTAACGCCGGCAGCGGGGTGGCCGATGAGGTTTTCTGCGTCAGGCCGGGCAGCGACGGCGCCCTGGCACTGGGGCTGATGCATCTGCTGGTGCGCAACGGGCGCTGCGATGATGCCTTTCTTGCTGAAAAGGTACAGGGTTTTATCGAGTTGAAGGAGCAGGTCCTTCCCGACTACCCGCCGGAGCGGGTGAGTGCTCTCACCGGTTTGACCGTCGAACAGCTCGAACAGATGGCCCATGCCTTTGCCGTGGCAAAGGCTCCCTTCATCAGCCTCGGCGGCGGGCTGGCGCACTACAGCAACAGTGCCATGACGGTGCGCAGTATTGTCGCTCTCCCGACCCTGACCGGGGCCTGGGAACGGGGCGGCGGTTGTTTCGTCGGTACCAGCACCGGGGCCGCCTTGCCGATGGCGAAAATAACCCGTCCCGATCTGTTGTGCGGTTCTCCGCGCAGCATCAACATGAGCCAGCTCGGCGATGCCCTGATGCGGCTGGATGATCCGCCGGTCAGGAGCCTCTACATCAGCCATTCCAACCCGGCGGTGGTGGCCCCGGATCAGAACCGGGTCCTTCAGGGCCTCGCGCGCGAGGATCTCTTCACCGTGGTCCACGAGCGTTTCATGACCGACAGTGCCCGTTATGCCGACATCCTGCTGCCGGCGACCAGTTCCCTCGAATACGGCGATCTGTTTCGCTCCTACGGCAGCTACTGCGTGCAGCGCACCTGCTCCGTGATTCCTCCGGTCGGAAAGAGCAAGTCGAATCGCGAGGTAATTCGGCTGCTGGCTGCGGCCATGGACTACAGGGAGGATATCTTCTTCCGGGATGACGAGGAGATGATCGCCGAGCTGCTGGCCGAACCGAACGACTGGTGGGCCGGGGTCGACCGACAGGCGTTTCAGGAAGGCCGGCCGGTGGTCCTTACTCCGCCGCGAGCGGGCCGCTTTCATACGCCGTCGGGAAAAATAGAGATTCTCAATCCGCGACTGCGGGATCCCCTGCCGTGCTACCTGGAACCGTATCGTGATGAACTGCCGCTGCAACTGGTCACCGCTCCGGCGCTGAAGACTCTCAATTCCACCTTCTTCGAGCGGGATGAGTTGCGCGAACCGCAGATGTCCATCCGGGTGCATCCCGCAGAGGCCGAACGGCGCGGGCTGGAAGACGGCGGATCGGTTCACGTGTTCAATGCTCTGGGCGAGGTTGAGTTCGTGTTGCGGATTGACGAGAAGGTGCCGTCGGGGCTGGCGGTGGCCGAAGGGGTCTGGTGGCGTGAGTTCGCTCCCGGCGGACGGACTGTCAACGCCCTCACGTCCCAGCGACTCACCGATCTTGGCGGCGGCAGCACCTTTTACGATAATCGGGTCGACATCCGCCGTTGTTGA
- a CDS encoding amino acid ABC transporter ATP-binding protein, translated as MTDTTAQKTASTIDQPIIELIGMHKWYGDFHVLSDINLKVARRERIVICGPSGSGKSTMIRCINRLEEHQRGRIIVDGIELTNDIKNIEKVRAEVGMVFQHFNLFPHLTILENLTLGPIWVRKEPKKEAEETAMMFLEKVKIAEQAKKYPGQLSGGQQQRVAIARSLCMKPNVMLFDEPTSALDPEMVKEVLDVMIDLADEGMTMLVVTHEMGFAKSVADRVMFMDEGQIVEENTPHEFFDNPQNERTKLFLSQIL; from the coding sequence ATGACTGATACAACCGCACAAAAGACCGCCTCGACCATCGACCAGCCGATTATCGAACTGATCGGCATGCACAAATGGTACGGAGACTTTCATGTTCTTTCTGACATCAACCTGAAGGTTGCCCGCCGTGAACGGATCGTCATCTGCGGCCCGTCCGGGTCGGGAAAATCAACCATGATCCGCTGCATCAACCGCCTGGAGGAACATCAGCGCGGCCGGATCATCGTCGACGGCATCGAATTGACCAATGACATCAAGAATATTGAAAAGGTCCGCGCCGAGGTCGGCATGGTCTTCCAGCACTTCAACCTCTTCCCCCACCTGACCATCCTTGAAAACCTGACCCTGGGGCCGATCTGGGTGCGCAAGGAACCGAAGAAGGAGGCTGAGGAGACGGCGATGATGTTCCTGGAAAAAGTCAAGATCGCCGAACAGGCCAAGAAATACCCGGGGCAGCTCTCGGGCGGTCAGCAGCAGCGGGTCGCCATCGCCCGCAGTCTGTGCATGAAACCGAACGTGATGCTGTTCGACGAGCCGACCAGCGCCCTTGACCCGGAGATGGTCAAGGAGGTGCTCGACGTCATGATCGACCTCGCCGACGAGGGCATGACGATGCTGGTGGTCACCCATGAAATGGGTTTTGCCAAGAGCGTCGCCGACCGGGTGATGTTCATGGATGAGGGCCAGATTGTCGAGGAGAACACCCCGCACGAATTCTTCGACAACCCGCAGAACGAGCGCACCAAGCTGTTCCTGAGCCAGATCCTGTAA
- a CDS encoding amino acid ABC transporter permease — MTDNNTSTSREYLKPPVTEVGVLGWLRENLFNNWFNSLLTILTIYSLYLVVPPLIKWAFVDSLWLSDAAACRDIDGACWSIIPANARFIFFGFFPEDQQWRPLTAMILLLALVLYSQNRRSWNRLLFPIWTAGLFVMGWLMHGGLGLPVVETAKWSGLPLTLMLSLFGMVGAYPLGVLLALGRQSRLPAIKSLCVVYIELIRGVPLISMLFMSSIMFPLFLPEGISIDKVLRAQVAIIIFTAAYIAEVVRGGLQAITKGQYEAADSLGLNYSQAMRLIILPQALKIVIPPSVGILISAFKDTSLVVIIALYDVLKTTKVTLSNPKWMGFSSEAYLFLAVLYFIFCYAMSSYSRKLEKALHTGR; from the coding sequence ATGACTGACAACAACACCTCGACAAGCCGTGAATATCTCAAGCCGCCGGTCACCGAAGTGGGTGTCCTCGGCTGGCTGCGGGAAAACCTGTTCAACAACTGGTTCAACTCGCTGCTGACCATCCTGACCATCTACAGCCTCTACCTGGTGGTCCCGCCGTTGATCAAGTGGGCCTTCGTTGACAGCCTCTGGCTGAGCGATGCCGCAGCCTGCCGTGATATCGACGGCGCCTGCTGGTCGATTATCCCGGCCAACGCCCGCTTCATCTTCTTCGGCTTCTTCCCCGAAGACCAGCAGTGGCGCCCGCTGACAGCGATGATTCTGCTGCTGGCGCTGGTCCTCTATTCCCAGAACCGCCGCAGCTGGAACCGGCTGCTGTTCCCGATCTGGACCGCCGGCCTGTTTGTCATGGGCTGGCTGATGCACGGCGGGCTCGGCCTGCCGGTGGTTGAAACCGCCAAGTGGAGCGGTCTGCCGCTGACCCTGATGCTCTCCCTGTTCGGCATGGTCGGCGCCTACCCGCTCGGCGTTCTGCTCGCGCTGGGAAGACAATCGAGACTGCCGGCGATCAAGTCGCTGTGCGTGGTCTATATCGAGCTGATCCGCGGTGTGCCGCTGATCTCGATGCTGTTCATGTCCTCGATCATGTTTCCCCTGTTCCTTCCCGAGGGAATCTCCATCGACAAGGTGCTGCGCGCCCAGGTGGCGATCATCATCTTCACCGCCGCCTATATCGCCGAGGTGGTCCGCGGCGGCCTGCAGGCGATCACCAAGGGACAGTATGAGGCAGCCGACTCCCTCGGCCTCAACTACAGCCAGGCGATGCGCCTGATCATCCTGCCGCAGGCATTGAAGATCGTCATTCCGCCAAGTGTAGGCATCCTGATCTCCGCCTTCAAGGACACCTCGCTGGTCGTCATCATCGCCCTCTACGATGTGCTGAAAACCACCAAGGTCACCCTCTCCAATCCGAAATGGATGGGTTTTTCCAGCGAGGCCTATCTCTTCCTGGCGGTCCTCTATTTCATCTTCTGCTACGCCATGTCGAGCTACAGCCGTAAACTTGAAAAGGCCCTGCACACCGGCCGCTGA
- a CDS encoding amino acid ABC transporter permease: protein MSNEPKATPDITSSTVPFWRNPEKRGVIFQIAVLLLVLGIGYVLFSNTQANLKRQSIATGFSFLHNEAGFEIGESVIDYSAADTYARALLAGALNTLKVSFIGIILTTLLGVVVGIARLSHNWIVSRLAGGFIEVMQNIPVLLQLFFWYSIFYEAFPAPRQALNPLPGVFLCNRGLIFAVPEAHPAHTPMLWALVAAVILWWLLARWARKRQDLTGQIFPVVRSGLGLCLLLPALVWLAYGAPTAMDIPVLRGFNFRGGMAVTPEFSALLIGLVLYTSAFVAEIVRAGIQSVSRGQIEAAMSIGLRPGQVLHLVVLPQALRVIIPPLTSQMLNLTKNSSLAIAIGFADFVSVANTTINQTGQAIEGVALIMAVYLFFSLSTSFFMNWYNKKMAIVER, encoded by the coding sequence GTGAGCAACGAACCCAAGGCAACACCTGACATCACGTCAAGTACCGTTCCCTTCTGGCGCAACCCGGAAAAACGCGGTGTTATTTTCCAGATCGCCGTCCTGTTGCTGGTGCTCGGCATCGGCTACGTGCTGTTCAGCAACACCCAGGCCAACCTGAAACGCCAGTCGATCGCCACCGGCTTCAGCTTTCTGCACAACGAGGCCGGTTTTGAAATCGGTGAATCGGTGATTGACTACTCGGCCGCCGACACCTATGCCAGGGCCCTGCTGGCGGGTGCCCTGAATACCCTCAAGGTCTCCTTCATCGGCATCATTCTGACCACCCTTCTGGGGGTGGTCGTCGGCATCGCCCGTCTCTCGCACAACTGGATTGTTTCGCGCCTGGCGGGGGGATTTATCGAGGTGATGCAGAACATCCCGGTGCTGCTGCAACTGTTTTTCTGGTACTCCATCTTCTACGAGGCATTTCCGGCGCCGCGCCAGGCACTCAACCCGCTGCCGGGAGTGTTTCTCTGCAACCGCGGCCTGATCTTTGCCGTCCCGGAAGCACACCCCGCCCATACCCCGATGCTGTGGGCTCTGGTGGCGGCCGTTATACTCTGGTGGCTGCTGGCCCGCTGGGCACGCAAACGACAGGATCTCACCGGCCAGATCTTTCCGGTGGTACGCAGTGGCCTCGGTCTCTGCCTGCTGCTGCCGGCACTGGTGTGGCTGGCCTACGGTGCGCCGACGGCAATGGATATTCCGGTCCTGCGCGGCTTCAATTTCCGCGGCGGGATGGCGGTCACCCCCGAATTCAGTGCCCTGCTGATCGGCCTGGTCCTGTACACCTCGGCCTTCGTCGCTGAAATCGTCCGCGCCGGTATTCAGTCGGTCAGCCGCGGCCAGATCGAGGCGGCGATGTCGATCGGCCTGCGCCCCGGCCAGGTTCTGCACCTGGTGGTGCTGCCGCAGGCGCTGCGGGTGATCATTCCGCCCCTGACCAGCCAGATGCTCAACCTGACCAAGAACAGTTCCCTGGCCATCGCCATCGGCTTCGCCGACTTCGTCTCCGTCGCCAACACCACCATCAACCAGACCGGGCAGGCAATCGAAGGGGTCGCCCTGATCATGGCTGTCTATCTCTTTTTCAGCCTGTCGACCTCATTTTTCATGAACTGGTACAACAAAAAAATGGCTATCGTGGAGAGGTGA